A single Mangrovimonas sp. YM274 DNA region contains:
- a CDS encoding DUF4197 domain-containing protein: MKKLIALFICLISLNTQAQLKELFNKLPTSTEEVLGNADIAEALRQALDQGIEKQVDKLTETDGFYKNELVKILFPEDIQKVDKALRNMGLGKLADEGVKVLNRAAEDAVSEATPIFVNAVKEITFNDAKNILMGEDNAATLYLTDKTQTELYQKFHPVINASFKKVGADKIWETLIDQYNNLPFTKDVNPDLTDYVTKEALDGVYTMIAVEESNIRTDISSRTTDLLQDVFAMQD, from the coding sequence ATGAAAAAACTTATTGCACTCTTTATTTGTCTAATTTCTCTAAACACTCAAGCTCAACTCAAAGAACTTTTTAACAAACTCCCTACCAGCACAGAAGAAGTGCTTGGTAATGCCGATATAGCAGAAGCGCTGAGACAAGCTTTAGACCAAGGAATAGAAAAACAAGTAGACAAACTCACAGAGACGGATGGTTTTTACAAAAACGAACTAGTAAAAATCTTGTTTCCAGAAGACATTCAAAAGGTCGATAAGGCATTGCGCAATATGGGCCTCGGCAAATTGGCCGACGAAGGGGTAAAAGTACTTAATAGAGCTGCTGAAGATGCCGTGAGCGAAGCCACGCCTATTTTCGTCAATGCCGTAAAGGAAATTACTTTTAATGATGCCAAAAACATCCTTATGGGAGAAGACAATGCAGCTACCTTATATTTAACCGACAAAACCCAAACGGAGCTTTATCAGAAGTTCCATCCAGTTATTAATGCATCCTTTAAAAAAGTAGGCGCTGATAAAATTTGGGAAACTTTAATTGATCAATACAACAACCTTCCCTTTACAAAAGATGTCAATCCAGACCTTACCGATTATGTTACCAAAGAAGCCTTGGATGGCGTCTACACCATGATTGCAGTGGAAGAATCTAATATTAGGACAGATATTTCCTCTAGAACAACAGATTTGCTTCAGGATGTTTTTGCTATGCAAGACTAA